Sequence from the Hamadaea flava genome:
CAGGACCTCCGCAGTGTTCACTGCCACTCCAGACAATGCTGCTCCAGAGAATTAAGACTGACTGGTCGGTACAGAAACTTACAGCACGGTCGCCCGATTCGCCACTCTGAACCGGTAGTCAGGCCGTTGCTGCAGGTGAACATGCCCGCGGACCGATGTTTCTGAACGGTAACTTTCGACCGAACGGCTATGGCAGCAGGCCATTTCGCCATCAACACTGGGTCGGTGCCAGGCCGACACCGTCCACCTCGACGCCCCGTCCGCGCCGTCGCTCTCGTGACGGCTGTCCTTGCCGTGGTCGCCGCCAGCGCGTACGCGGCCGTGCGGTTGACCGACGACAACGCGAGCGGCTGCGCCCCCTCCGGTACGCCGATCCGCGTCGCCGCCGCGCCCGAGATCGCCGACGCCGTCCGGCAGACGATCAGCGGACTCTGCTTGTCCGCCGAAGTGACCGCGACCGACCCGGCCGACGTCTCGGCGATCATCGCGGGCCAGCGCAACGTCACGCTGGCCGGCGTCGGGCAGCCCGACGGCGACGCCAAGGCGCCCGACATCTGGATCCCGGACTCCTCGACCTGGCTCGCCCGGCTCTCGAACGCCTCCCCCACGCTCGCCGCGACCGACACCGTGTCGATCGCGCGCAGCCCCGTCGTGGTGGCGATGCCGGAGCCGGTCGCCAAGACGCTCGGCTGGCCGACGGCCAAGCTGACCTGGCAGGCCCTGCTCCAGAAGATGACGACGGACACGAAGCTGCACGTCGGCACGTCCGAACCTGCCCGCGACGCGGCCGCCCTGTCTGGGCTGCTCGCCCTGGGCCAAGCCGCGTCGACGTCGGCGGGCGGGCAGACCGCCACGACGGCCGCCCTCCGGGCGCTGTCGGCCGGCCGGTCGGCGCTGCGTACGGATGTGCTCGCCCGCTTCCCGCGGTCGGCCGAGCCAGCCGCCCTCGCCTCCGGCCTTTCCGCCGCGCCGATGTCCGAGCAGGCCGTGCTGGCCTACAACGCGGCCAAGCCGCCGGTGAAGCTCGCCGCGCTCTACCTCGACCCCGCGCCGGTGGCGCTGGACTATCCGCTCACCGTCCTGCCCGGGGCCGACGCCGGTCGCAAGCAGGCTGCCACCCAGATCCGCGAGGCCCTCCAGTCCGACGCCTTCCGGTCGAAGCTCGCCGGAGCCGGCCTGCGCCTGCCGGACGGTACGCCGAGCACCGGGCTCACCCTGCCGCAAGGCGCCCCGACGCCGCAGGTCACGCCGCCGCCGAGCGCCACTCAGCGCGCCGCTGTGGCCGCCGGGGTCGACAAGGCGCTGTCCACCTGGATCGCCGTCACCCTCCCGGCCCGGATGCTGGCCGTCATCGACGTCTCCGGCTCGATGCTGGAGCGCGTACCCACGGCGGGCAACGCCACCCGGGAACAGGTCACCCTGGAAGCCGCCCGGCGCGGCCTCGGGCTGTTCGACGACTCGTGGGCCGTCGGCCTGTGGACGTTCTCCACCGAACTCGAAGGCTCCAAGGACTACCGGCAGCTCATCCCGATCGGGCCATTGTCGACACAGCGCACGTCGCTGCTGGCCAAGCTGGAGGCGATCCAGCCCAAGCAGACCGGCGACACCGGGCTCTACGACACGCTGCTCGCGGCGTACCAGACGGTGCAGCACGACTGGGACCCCGGCCGGGTCAACTCGATCGTGATGATGACCGACGGCGACAACGACGACGACAACGGCATCTCGCACGCCGATCTGCTCGCCAAGCTCAAGCAGCTGGCCGACCCGAAGCGGCCGATCCAGGTGATCATCATCGGCATCGGGCCATCGGTGAACGCCGCACCGCTGAAGCAGGTCACCGATCTGACCGGGGGCGGCGTGTTCACCGCCAAGGACCCCGCGAAGATCGGGGAGATCTTCCTGCAGGCCATCTCCCTGCGAGCCGCCGGCCTCCACTGACAGGTTCGTTCGACCCACTGGGGGTTGAGGCGGGGTCGCACCAAGCACATAATGGAACACGTGTTCGGAAGACGTGCATGACCCCCGCCGAGCAGGAGGCGATCGAGCGGATCGCCCTCACCACCGCCGCGCCCTGGGAGTTCGCGCTCGGCGGCGGCCGGGCGCTGCTGGCTCACGGAGTCACCGAGCGCCCGAGCGAAGGCGTGGACCTGTTCACCGTGGACGACACGGCGGTCCGCCCGGCCGCCGAGGCGGTGATGGACGCGCTGGCTGACGCCGGGTTCTCGGTGTGGGAGGTCGGCGACGAGTCCGACCTGTTCGACGACTTGGCCGACATCCTCATCGAACTGGCGGTCATCGGCGACGACGGCGCTTCGACGCCGGTGTCGCTGGGCGTACAGCCGCGCTCGCTGCCTCCGGTCGACCTGGGCGCCGGTCCGGTGACCTCCGTGGAGGATCTGGCCGCCATCAAGGTCGCGGCCATGGTCAACCGGGCCGAGATCCGCGACTTCATCGACGTCGCGGCGTTCCTCCAGCGGTTCGACCGGGATCGGCTGCTCGATCTGGTGAACACCGTCGATCCAGCGCTCACCGCCGAGGACTACGCGGCGTGCGTACGCCAGCTCGACGGCTGCCGGGACGAGCGGATTCGCTGCTATGGAGCCGATCCCGTAGGCGTACGCGCGGCGTTCGCGGACTGGCCGCGTGACTAACATGACGATGTGGAGACGACATTCCGGTCCGCCCGGTTCGCCGAGCTGACCGCGGCCACCCTCTATGACCTGCTGAAACTGCGGGTCGACGTGTTCGTGGTCGAGCAGGAGTGTCCCTATCCGGAATTGGACGGGCGCGATCCCGAGCCGGGCACGGTGCACGTCTGGGCCGCCGACGAGACCGGCGAGATCCTGGGTTACCTGCGAATCCTCGACGACGGTGCGGAGCTGCGGATCGGCCGGGTGGTCACGTCGCCGAAGGCACGCGGCAGCGGCCTGGGCGGCCAGCTGATGGAGCAGGCCCTGGCGGTCGTCGGCGATCGACCCAGCGTCCTCGACGCACAGTCGCATCTCACGCGGTTCTACGAGCGCTTCGGGTACGCCGTAGCCGGGCCTGAGTTCGTCGAAGACGGGATTCCACATACCCCGATGCGGCGCGAAACACCGACGCGGCACTAAACATCGATGCGATGCGTGGCACGTTCGCGGGAATCCCCGCCGCGCGCGCGGGCGTCAGGTTAGCGTCTGAAGATCGAACGCTGGACGAAGTTTCTCTATCCGACCGCGATGATCGGACTGATCCTCGCGTACTGGCTCATACCTCCGATGCGGACCATCGCCTTGGTCGCTGTGGGTGTCGGTGGAGCGACCGCGATCCTCGTCGGCGTACGCCGTCATCGCACCGATCGCTGGCCGGCCTGGGTCCTGCTGGCGGTCGGCATCCTCATGATCACCTTCGGCGAGGCGATCTACTCGATCCAGGGACCGGCACGGAGCTTCCCAGGCATACCTGAGCTGCTGTTCGTGGCCGCGTACGGGCCGCTCTGCCTCGGCCTCGTCTTGATGGGCCGCCCGCGTACGCTGTCGACCGACCTGATGCTGATCCTGGACACCATCGCCGTCGGGCTGGCCGCGACGCTGGTCGTCTGGATCACATTGGTCCGCCCAGCGGTGTTGAGCCTGCATCTGACTGGGTATGCCAAGTTAATCGTGATCGCTGGAAACGTCGGGTACGCCGCCGTCCTTGCCAGCGCCGCCCTCGTGGCCGTCGCCTGGCGTGCCAACGCGGCGCTCCGCGTCCTCGGCCTGGGCCTGATCGCGTTCCTGATCGCCGACTACCTCTACGGCACCGAGATCATCGCGGGCACGTGGACTCCGGGCGGGCTGGCCGATCTCGGTTTCCCCATCTTCTTCGCGCTCAGCGGGGCGGCCGCGCTACAACCGTCGATGACCGCGGTCGCCTCCCGCGCACACGCCCGCAACCAGCTCGGCGCACGGCTGGTGATGGTGGCGATCGGGCTGCTCGTCGCGCCGACGACGCTGCTCGTGGCGGCCACCTCCGGCCCGGTCACGACCGGGTTCGCCATCGCGATAACGGCGGTCGCGATCGGCCTCGTCATGATCACGCGCATCTTCCTGTCGGCGCGTGCGTACCAGCAGAAAGCCGCCCGGGAGGCCAGCCTGCGCGTGGCGTCGCGCGCGCTGATGCTCGCCACCGACCGACCGCAGATCGACGCGGGGGTGACCGCCGCGCTGCGGCAGCTGGTCCCGACGGCGACCGCGCACATTCGCGAGCCCGGCGATCCGCCCGTCGAGGGCCTGCCGTTGGCGCTGGACGGCGGCGAGCCGCGCTTCGCACTGGGGATCATGGTCTTCCGCGGCCCACCCGACCGGCTCGACGAGTTGACCCCCACCCTCCAGGCGCTCGCGGACCAGGCCGCGTCCGCCTACAGTCGCGTCCGGACCGTCGAGAAGCTGGCCGCAGAGCAACGCGAGCAATACTTCCGCACGCTCGTCCAGACCAGCACCGATGTCACGCTGATCAGCCGCGACGGCGCCATCGAGTACGCCACCCCGTCGGCCCGGGATCTGTTCGGTGTCGACGTGGTGGGCGCGAACCTCGACGATCTCGTCGAACGGTCTGGCGGCGGAAGCTGGCCGGATGTCGTCGAAGCCGACGAGGGCGAGGTTCACCTGCCCGATTGCAGTCTGGCGGTGCTCGTGCACCGGCGGGATCTCGCCGACGACCCGACCGTCTGCGGCGTCGTGACCACTTTGCGGGACGTCACCGCCGAACGGGATCTGCGCCGCGATCTGGCGCATCAGGCGAGCCACGACGTGATCACCGGGTTGGCCAATCCACGGCTGTTCCGGCACGCCCTCGCGGAGGCGGTACGCACTCCGGGCGTGGCCGTCATCCTGCTCGACATCGACGACTTCAAGCTGGTCAACGACATGTACGGGCATCCGGTCGGCGACTACCTGCTGGTGACCTGCGCCCGGCGGATCGAGTCCGCCATCGGACCGGCCGACCTGGCCGCTCGCATCGGCGGCGACGAGTTCGGCGTGGTGCTCGGCGACTGCCCCGACGTCGACGTCGCCCGCGACGTCGCTCAGCGCCTGTCCGACCTGCTGGCTGAGCCGGTCGAGGTCGACGGCATGATGATCGAATCCCGGGCGAGCGTCGGGATCGCGCACGTGGCCGGCGGCGGCGACGACAGCCAGCTGATGCAGAAGGCCGACATGGCCCTGTACGCCGCGAAGTCGGGCGGCAAGGGCCGCTGGCGGCAGTACGACGGGGAGATGAGCATCCCGGCCCGCAACCACGTCGAGGTCGGCCGCCGGTTGCGCGCGACCATGGAGTCCGGTGAGCTGATGCTGTACTACCAGCCGATCGTCGACCTGGTCACCGGGGAGACGGTGGGCGTGGAGGCGCTGCTGCGTCTACAGGACGACGGCGATCCCATGCCGCCGCCCCAGATCGTCGCCGCCGCCGAGAGCACCGGGCTGATCGGGCGGCTGGGCGAGTGGATCCTCGACCGGGCGCTGGCCGACCTGCCGCAGTTCCAGCTGCCGGGCCGTGACCCCTGCTACGTCAGCGTCAACGTGTCCGCCCGCCAGCTGCGGCGGACCGACTTCTCGGCGACCGTACGCCGGGCGCTGAAGAGCAGCCGGGTCGACCCCCGACTGCTCGTCCTCGAAGTCACCGAGAACATCCTCATCGAGAACGACGACGAGCGGCCGTGGGCGTATCTGGACGAGTTGCACGCGCTGGGCGTACGCATCGCGATCGACGACTACGGCACCGGGTACGCCTCCCTCGGCTACCTGCGCCAGCCCAGCGTCGACATCGTGAAGATCGACCGGAATCTGCTCACCGATCTGACGCCCCGGGCGACGCGCCTCATCGAGGGAGTGTCGTCGACCCTCCGCTATCTCGGGGTCGACCAGATCGCCGAGGGCGTCGAGACCGAACACGCGCGGGCGATCCTGGTCGACGCCGGCTGCCCCTACGGACAGGGCTTCCTGTTCTCGCCGCCGCTGCCGGTGGACAAGGTCGTCCGCTGGCTGCGGCTGCCCGACGTCACGGCAGGTTCGTGATGATGTCGGCGATCTCGCGACGACGGCCCGTGTAGAACGGGACCTCCTCGCGGACGTGCCGCCGAGCCCGCGACGCCCGCAGGTCGCGCATCAGATCGACGATGCGGTACAGCTCGTCCCCCTCGAACGCCAGCATCCACTCGTAGTCGCCGAGGGCGAACGAGGCGACTGTGTTGGCCCGTACATCCGGGTAGCCGCGCGCCATCCGGCCGTGCTCGGCCAGCATCTCGCGCCGCTCCTCGTCGGGCAGCAGGTACCACTCGTAGGAGCGGACGAACGGGTAGACGCAGATGTAGTCGCGCGGCTCCTCGCCCGCGAGGAACGCCGGGATGTGGCTGCGGTTGAACTCGGCCGGGCGGTGCAACGCCGCCTGCGACCAGACCCCGGTCAGGTTCCGGCCCAGCGCCGTCCGCCGGAACAACGAGTACGCCTCCTGCAGCGCGTCAGCCGAGGACGAGTGCCACCAGATCATCAGGTCGGCGTCGGCCCGCAGACCCGACACGTCGTAGGTGCCCCGGATCGTGACATCCTTCTCGGCCAGCCGATCGAACAGGCCGGTGACCTCGGAGATCACATCGTCGCGCAGGGTCGGCAGCGGGCTGGTGGCCTGGAATACCGACCACATCGTGTAGCGGATGGTCGAGTTCAGCTCGCGCATCCGGGCGGCGTTGGACTGCGCCGGCTCTTCGGTTACTACGACCTCTTCGGTGGTCTGATCGGTCACGATACGAATTCTCCCAGATCAGCGGCGGCTTTCTCGCCGGAGGCTATGCAGACGGGGATGCCGACGCCGTCGAAGGCGGCCCCGGCCAGGACGACGGGCTTGCGCCCGGCGCCGAGCAGCGCCCGAGCCTCGGCGACTCGGTCGAGGTGCCCTGGGGCGTACTGGGGCAGCGCACCGCCCCAACGCGTCACGCGTACCGCCGAGGCGGCCGGCAGCGGGCCGACCACCTTGGCCAGGTCGGCCTGGACGGCCGCGCCGAGGGCCTCGTCGGTCATCGCGAGCGCGCCGACGTCGCCGTACCGGCCGACGGAGACCCGGACGGCGGCCTCGGGCTCACCCGCGAGGTGCTCCCATTTCCGGGAGAAGAACGTGGCGGCCTTGATCGAGAGCCCTTGGTCGGCCGGGACCAGGAAGCCGGTGAGCGCCGGCAGATCCGCCCCGGGCAACCGCATCGACACGAGGCCGATGCTCGCGTAGTCGAGCTCGCCGACGAGGTCGGCGACCGCCGGTGGCAGCAGCGCGGCCGCGGGCTTGGCCGGGCAGGCCAGCACGTACGCGTCGGCGTCCAGCTCGTCGAGCGCCCGCAGCGGAATTCCATAGTGGATGGCGACGCCGAGGTCGAGCAGCCGTTGGGACAGCGCCTCGACCAGCCGGGACAGTCCACCTCGGAGGGTGCCGAAGACCGGGCCGCCCGCCGACCGCTTGACCAGCGAGGCGGCGACGCCGTCACGCAGGGTGTGCGCCGTCTGCAGGGCCGCGTACAGGTTGGGGATGGTGGCCTGGAGCGACAGGAGGTCGGCGCGTCCGGCGTACACCCCGCCGAGGAGCGGGTCGACCAGATGCTCCACCACTTCACCGCCGAGCCGCGACCGGACCAGGTCGCCGACCGCCACGTCCTGCCCGCTCAGCACCGGTACGCCGAGATCACGATCCGCGTCGGCGAGCGTCGCGACGCCGTCCAGCGCGGCCGAGAACCCCGGTACGCCCATCAGCGTGCCCGTCGGCATGGGATGCAACCGGCCGTCGACCCACAGTCCCGCCGCGCCCAGCGCCGGATGCACCAGCCGATCGCCCAGCTCCAGGTCGGCGACCAACCGGGCGGCGCCGCTGGGACCGCCGTCGGGCGTACGCATCAGGAACTGCTCGGCGCCGGTCTCGATCCCGTCGCCGCCCGTCTGGATCTTGCCGCCCAGCCGCGCGGTCGCCTCGACCAGCGTCACGCGTACGCCGGACTCGGCGAGCCGCAGCGCGGCGGTCAGCCCGGCGACGCCACCGCCGACGACAACGACGTGCCGGGTGCTCATCGCACGCTGATCTTGTGGACGAGTTCCACGATCCGGGTCAGCACCGCCGGATCCGCTTCGGGCGGCACACCGTGCCCCAGGTTGAAGACGTGACCGGGGGCGGCTTCGCCTTCGGCCAGCACCCGGCGTACCTCGTGGTCGACGACCTCCCACGGCGCGCTCAGCAACGCCGGATCGAGGTTGCCCTGCACCGCTCGCGGTCGCGCCGGACCCGGTTCACTGCCGTCCAGCCGCAGGTCCGCGACGTTCACCAGGGCGGCGGCCTGGTCGAGCGGCGTACGCCAGTCGACCCCGACGACGTCGGCACCCGCTTCCGCCATCGCCGTGAGCAGGTGCGCCGTGCCGACGCCGAAGTGGATCCGCGGCACCACGGGGCCGATCTCCTGGAGGACCGCCGCAGAGTGCGGCAGCACGAAACGCCGGTAGTCGGCCTCGCTCAGGGCGCCGGCCCACGAGTCGAACAGCTGGACCGCGCTCGCCCCCGCGTCGATCTGCACCCGCAGGAACGTCGAAGTGATCTCCGCGAGCCGTTCGGCCAGTCCGTGCCACAACTGCGGGTCGCCGTGCATCAGCGCCTTGGTCTTGGCGTGCGAACGCGACGGGCCGCCCTCGATGAGGTAGCTGGCCAGGGTGAACGGCGCCCCTGCGAAGCCGATCAGCGGAGTGCCCTCCAGCTTCGGGATGAGCAGCCGGATCGCTTCCTCCACAAAGGAGAGATCGGCGTCTTCAGCGCGGCCGACCCGGGCGAGGTCGGCGCTGGACCGGATGGGCTCGGCGACCACGGGACCGGTCCCGGCGACGATCTCCACGCCGACCCCCGCCGCCGCGACGGGCACCACGATGTCGCTGTAGAACACCGCCGCGTCCACGCCGTGCCGGCGTACCGGTTGGAGGGTGATCTCGGTGACCAGATCCGGACGGCGGCACGTCTCCAGCATCGACAGGCCGGCCTCGGCCCGCAGTTCGCGATATTCGGGCAACGACCGCCCCGCTTGCCGCATGAACCAGACCGGAGTGTGTTCGACCGGCTCGCCGCGGCACGCGCGGACGAAGACGGAGTCGGTCGGGTCAGCTGCAATGCTGGTCATTCCACAGATCGTGCCACGTTTCTCCCTTGCCGCGACCGGCGGGGGCGCGCGCTGAGGAGTACGCCACTGCCAGAGCGTGTGACAGCGCACGGCGTGCCGCACCACGCACCGGAAGCAGATGCGCCCTAGGGTTGCGCTATGCCGACCACGCTTCGCACGCCCCCGGACGTCTTCACCCGGGCGGTCGAAGCACTGCAAGCCGCTCCGACCCGCCGGGAGATCTCGCTGGAGGAGGTCGGTGCGCCGACCCGGCTCGCGCCGTACGCGCACGCCGTGGGCGCCACCGTGCTCCGCGACGGCGAGGAGGTGGCCACGGGCCGGTTGGTCCTGCTGCACGACCCGGCCGGTCACGAGGCCTGGCAGGGGACGATGCGGCTGGTCACCTACGTGACGGCGGAACTGGAACCCGAGTACGCCGCCGACCCGCTGTTGCCGCAGGTGGGCTGGTCGTGGCTGGTGGACGCGCTGGACGCGCACACCGGTCCGGGCCGGGGGGACGGCTACACCGCCATCGCCGGGACCGTCACGCAGACGCTGTCGACCCGGTTCGGCGACCTCGCCCGGCTCGCCGAGGACGAGGAGCCGCCAGGCTCGCCGACCGCTGCCGACCTGGAGATCCGCGCGTCGTGGACGCCGCTCGGGCCGAACCTCGACGATCACATGCTGGCCTGGTGCACACTGCTGGCCTCCACCGCCGGGCTGCCGCCCGAGGGTGTGACCGCGCTGCCCACCCGCCGCAAAGAAGGCTGAAACGGCGAGACGGCCAGGACCCGTGGGTCCCGGCCGTCTCGCCGTCGGACAGATCAGCTCGTGGCGATCTGCGCGGCCTCGCAAGCGGCGCGCATCGCGGGGAAGGCCTTGTTGAACGCGGCCTGCGTCGTCGAGGTCATCATCTTGTCCACCGCGTCGACACACGCGGTGAGCAGCTTGAGCTTCTCGGCGTTCGCGTTCTTCGCGCCCTCGAGATCCTGCTTCAGCTTCTCCGCCTCACCCTTGGTGGTGGTCAGCTGAGCCTTGAGATCCGCGAGATCCTTGGCGTCCGTCGCGGCCTGCGTGGCAGCCGCCTTCTCCTGCTTCGACGCGTCACTCGCCTTGACGAGGTAGAGCGTCGTCACCGTGCCGAGCGCCAGCACCAGCACACCGACCAGGATGGACAGGATCAGGACCGCCGGGCCCTTCTTCGGCCCGGGCGGGCCGGCCGGAACCGCCGAGTACGGCGCGCCGGTCGCGGGGTACGCCGAGGTCGGGTAGGCCGCGCCGGACACCGGCTGCGCCGGAACGGCGCTCGTCGGGTAGCCGGTGGGCGGGTTCCCCGCAACCGTCGGCTGCGCGGGCGGCACGGTCGCGCCACCCGGCTGGTACGCGGGCTGGGCGGTGGTCTGCGCGTACGCCGGCTGCGCGGGGGCCGCGGGGGGCTGCTGCACCGGCGGGTACGCCGCGGTCGGCTGCTGCGCCGGAGCCGGAGCCGGGTACGCGGGCTGCGCGGGCTGGCTCGGCGGGGTCCACGGGGACAGCGGCATGGTGTTCTCAGCGGCCGGGGCGACCGGCTGCGGCGGTACTACCGGCGCGACAGGCTGAGCAGGCTGAACCGGCTGCGGCGGCTGAGCGACCGGAGGCTGCGAAGACTCCGGCTCGGGATTGGTCATTGAGTTCCCTCCGTGTGGTGGCACCGACTGGTGGCCGGTGGCCATGACTTGCGTCGCCGCCCTCGTCGGGGCTAGCAGATCGTGAACTTGTCGCAGGCGATCTTGATCGGGATCGCCAGCCCGAGGCCCTCGGCATCGGTGAACTTCGCCGAGGCGATTCCGATGACCTCGTAATTCGCGTTGATGACCGGGCCACCCGAGTTGCCGGGGTTGATCGGCGCGTCGAACTGGATGTACGGCCCGTGCTGCGTGGTCTCCTCCCGGAAGGCGCTGACCACACCGCTGGTGACGGTGTCCTTCAAACCCAGCGGCGAGCCGACGACCAGGATCTCCTGACCCGACTTGGACTCGGTGGCGGCGACCTTCAGTCCCTCGATCTTCGCCGTCGTGTGCAACTGCGCGATGTCGGCCTTCTTGTCCCCGGCCACGACGGTCGCGTCGTACAGCTGATCGGCGTGCTCGATCTTGACCTTCTTGGTGCCGTCGTTCCAGACGTCCTCGATCACGTGGAAGTTGGTCAGCAGGTTGGTGCCGCCGTCGGAGGCGGTGCCGACCGCGAAGGCCGAGCCGATGCTCTCCGGCGTACGCACACGGAACACGCTGGGCAGCGTCTTCGCGGCGATCTTCTCGGCGTTGAACTGCGTCGCCAGCTGCTTCTCCACCGCCTCGACCCGCTTGTCGGCGGCCGACACGTCGGCGGCGGCCCGCGCCCGGGTCTCGTCCAGCTCGTTGCCGAGGCGGTTCACTTGGTACGCCTGGAAAGCGGTCACGCCGAGCAGCAGCACGACGAGGATCAGCGCGACGACACCGGGCCAGCTGACGCGGCGTCCCCCAGGCGCGTTCACCGGCGGCACCGGACCGCCCGGGAAACCGGACATCGGCGCGGTCGCCGGGACGGACGACAGCGGAACGGGCGGCACGTACGCCGGACGCTGCGTGGGCTGCGTCGTCATGGTGGGCTGCGTCACGTTCGGCTGCACCGGTTGCGGCGCCTGGATCGGGGCCGTCGGCTGGGCCGGCGGCGGCGATTGCCCAGCCGAAGGCGGCGGTGCCTGGTAACCGTTACCGGTCACCGGCGGCGGCGCATACGCCGGACGCTGGTTCGGAACAGGCGATTGTCCTACCGAAGGCGGCTGCGAAACTGGCTCCACCCTAGGCGGAAAGGGCCCATATGGCGGCTGTGGCTGCGTCGGATCCGAGCCCGTCGTCATGTCAAGAGCCTCCCCCACTCGTGATCACCGACCCGCAGAAGGTACCGGTTACCGGTCATTCTGTCTTCCCCTTTCAAGTCCCGCATCGGGCCCGTTCCGAGTGAGCTTCGCAACTCGTCGGCTCGACGCGCCGCACCGGCTGACCCACCACCGCATGGCGTACCCGTAGGTTGTTCATGTGACCGACGACGAAACCGTGCTGCGGCGTCGGGTCCGCACGCGCGACGGCGGCGGCAACTCCAACGACGCAGCGGCCCCGGACGGGGTTCCGCCCAAGCTGTTGACCGAGCCCGCCGAGGGGACTCCGCAGCCCGTGACCAGCCCCGCCGAGCTGGAACAGGTGATCGCGAGGTTCGCGGCCGGGACCGGACCGGTGGCGATCGACGCCGAGCGGGCCTCCGGCTACCGCTACAGCCAGCGCGCCTACCTGGTCCAGTTGCGCCGTCAGGGCGCCGGGACCACGCTGATCGACCCCATCCCGTTGGGCGATCTGTCCGGTTTGGACGCTGCCCTGGCCGACACCGAGTGGGTGCTGCACGCCGCCAGCCAGGACCTCCCCTGCCTGGCCGAGCTGGGATTGCGGCCGCGGAAGCTGTTCGACACCGAGCTGGCCGCCCGGCTGGCCGGATTCGAGCGGGTCGGGCTGGCCGCGCTGACCGAGAACCTTCTGGGCTACACGCTGGAGAAGCATCACTCGGCGGCGGACTGGTCCAGCCGTCCGCTGCCCGAGTCGTGGCTGACCTATGCCGCGCTGGACGTCGAGTTGCTGGTCGAGCTGCGGGACGCGCTCGTCACCGTGCTCGCCGAGCAGGGCAAGACGGCGTACGCCGCACAGGAGTTCGCCGCCCTCGTGGTGAGCGGCGCACAGCCGCCGAAGCCGCGGACCGACCCTTGGCGGCGTACCTCGGGGATGCATCGGGTGCGGGGCGCCCGGGCGCAGGCTCGCGTCCGCTCCCTCTGGTACGCCCGCGACCAGATCGCCCAGCGCCGGGACACCGCGCCGGGCCGGGTGCTGCCCGACTCCTCGATCGTGGCGGCGGCCGAGATGGATCCGAAGTCCGAACGGGATCTGTTGCTGCTGCCCGGTTTCGGCGGCCGATCGACCCGACGGCTGGCCGGGACCTGGTTGGACGCGCTGTCGGAGGCCAGAGCGCTGCCGGACACGGCGCTGCCGACGACCCCGCCGTACGAGGGCCCGCCTCCGCCGCACCGGTGGGCCGAACGCGACCCCGCCGCGGCTGCCCGGCTCGTCCGCGCGCGGGAGGTCGTGGCCCGCGTCGCCGGCGGGCTGTCCATGCCCCCGGAGAACCTGATCACCCCGGAGTACGTCCGCCGGCTCGCCTGGGAGCCGCCCACCGACCTGAGCACGGTGGGCGACCTGCTG
This genomic interval carries:
- the hemE gene encoding uroporphyrinogen decarboxylase, producing MTSIAADPTDSVFVRACRGEPVEHTPVWFMRQAGRSLPEYRELRAEAGLSMLETCRRPDLVTEITLQPVRRHGVDAAVFYSDIVVPVAAAGVGVEIVAGTGPVVAEPIRSSADLARVGRAEDADLSFVEEAIRLLIPKLEGTPLIGFAGAPFTLASYLIEGGPSRSHAKTKALMHGDPQLWHGLAERLAEITSTFLRVQIDAGASAVQLFDSWAGALSEADYRRFVLPHSAAVLQEIGPVVPRIHFGVGTAHLLTAMAEAGADVVGVDWRTPLDQAAALVNVADLRLDGSEPGPARPRAVQGNLDPALLSAPWEVVDHEVRRVLAEGEAAPGHVFNLGHGVPPEADPAVLTRIVELVHKISVR
- a CDS encoding S1C family serine protease, translated to MTQPTMTTQPTQRPAYVPPVPLSSVPATAPMSGFPGGPVPPVNAPGGRRVSWPGVVALILVVLLLGVTAFQAYQVNRLGNELDETRARAAADVSAADKRVEAVEKQLATQFNAEKIAAKTLPSVFRVRTPESIGSAFAVGTASDGGTNLLTNFHVIEDVWNDGTKKVKIEHADQLYDATVVAGDKKADIAQLHTTAKIEGLKVAATESKSGQEILVVGSPLGLKDTVTSGVVSAFREETTQHGPYIQFDAPINPGNSGGPVINANYEVIGIASAKFTDAEGLGLAIPIKIACDKFTIC
- a CDS encoding DUF3000 domain-containing protein — protein: MPTTLRTPPDVFTRAVEALQAAPTRREISLEEVGAPTRLAPYAHAVGATVLRDGEEVATGRLVLLHDPAGHEAWQGTMRLVTYVTAELEPEYAADPLLPQVGWSWLVDALDAHTGPGRGDGYTAIAGTVTQTLSTRFGDLARLAEDEEPPGSPTAADLEIRASWTPLGPNLDDHMLAWCTLLASTAGLPPEGVTALPTRRKEG
- the hemG gene encoding protoporphyrinogen oxidase encodes the protein MSTRHVVVVGGGVAGLTAALRLAESGVRVTLVEATARLGGKIQTGGDGIETGAEQFLMRTPDGGPSGAARLVADLELGDRLVHPALGAAGLWVDGRLHPMPTGTLMGVPGFSAALDGVATLADADRDLGVPVLSGQDVAVGDLVRSRLGGEVVEHLVDPLLGGVYAGRADLLSLQATIPNLYAALQTAHTLRDGVAASLVKRSAGGPVFGTLRGGLSRLVEALSQRLLDLGVAIHYGIPLRALDELDADAYVLACPAKPAAALLPPAVADLVGELDYASIGLVSMRLPGADLPALTGFLVPADQGLSIKAATFFSRKWEHLAGEPEAAVRVSVGRYGDVGALAMTDEALGAAVQADLAKVVGPLPAASAVRVTRWGGALPQYAPGHLDRVAEARALLGAGRKPVVLAGAAFDGVGIPVCIASGEKAAADLGEFVS
- a CDS encoding HRDC domain-containing protein, which gives rise to MLTEPAEGTPQPVTSPAELEQVIARFAAGTGPVAIDAERASGYRYSQRAYLVQLRRQGAGTTLIDPIPLGDLSGLDAALADTEWVLHAASQDLPCLAELGLRPRKLFDTELAARLAGFERVGLAALTENLLGYTLEKHHSAADWSSRPLPESWLTYAALDVELLVELRDALVTVLAEQGKTAYAAQEFAALVVSGAQPPKPRTDPWRRTSGMHRVRGARAQARVRSLWYARDQIAQRRDTAPGRVLPDSSIVAAAEMDPKSERDLLLLPGFGGRSTRRLAGTWLDALSEARALPDTALPTTPPYEGPPPPHRWAERDPAAAARLVRAREVVARVAGGLSMPPENLITPEYVRRLAWEPPTDLSTVGDLLAQFGARPWQRELLAEDLAKALAPDESPDSPSDEASDGASGEAAEGTETSQ